The window CGCCTTCTCGATCGACAGGAAGGCCAGGGCCTGCACGGTCTTGCCGAGCCCCATGTCGTCGGCGAGGATGCCGCCGAGCCCCACCTCGCGCAGCAGCGACAGCCAAGCGACGCCCTCGGCCTGGTAGGGCCGCAGCGTCGCGGCGAAGTCCGGCGGCACCGCGACGGGCGGCACGCCGCCGGCTGCGGCGAGCTTGCGGCCGAGGTCGCGGATCGCCTCGCCGCCGCGCCAGCGCAGGGCCGCGCCGGCCGTGGCGGCCTCGAACTCGAACAGGCGCGCGGCGTCGAGCGCCGACAGCCGCAGGCCGGCCCCGTCGCGCTCCAGCCCGAAGGCGAGGTCGCGCAGGCCCTCGACGATGGGGCGCAGCCGGCCCATGGGCATGGACAGGAGGCGGCCGTCCGGCAGCGGCAGGAACACCGGCTTGTCGTCGTTCTCGGCCAGCGCCGCGAAGGTGTCGAGCGAGAAGTCGGGCGACGAGATCAGCCCCACGATGGGCCCGACGAGGTCGACGCGCTCGCCGTCCACCGTGACGCCGAGGTGGAGCTCCAGCCAGTCGATGCCCGTCGTCTGATGCAGGTCGGCGTCGATCGCCCCGTCGGCCCGGACCACGCGGTAGGGAAAGTCCGCGTCGACGGACACGTCCCAGCCGAGGCGCCCGAGCTCGGGCACCGCGTCCGACACGGCGTCGAGCCAGGCATCCTCGTCGGGCCCGGCCACGAGGTCGCGGGCGTGCTCGCGCGCCAGGTGCGGGTGCAGCTCGGGCGCGGGCGCGAAGCCGCGCTCGATCAGCGCGCGGGCCGCTGCCGCCTCGGCCTCGGGGTCGCGCTCGACCTCGACGAGCCGGCCGCCGGCGTAGAGCGACACCGTCGGCCTGGTCTCGCCGAGCGGCACGACGGCGTCGCCGTAGCGGAACGACAGGCGCGCCAGGGCCACGGGGACGGGGGTGATCTGCACGGCCGAGATGCCGTAGGCGTTGTAGACCGGCGTGCCCTGCGTCGCGCCCCGCAGCAGGCGCAGGCTCGGCCGCGGCGCCACCCCGGTCCGGCGCTCCACCGGCGGCGTCGGCGGCGTCAGCCCGGCCATCGACGGCAGGCGGCGCGCGAGCTTCTCGTTCAGGGCCGCCAGCGCGACCGGCGCCACGGGCGGCGCCCTGAGCAGGGCCGCGGCGATGCGGGCCGGCTGCCCCGTCTCGACCGGGCCGAGGAGGCCGGCCTCGACGTCGACGTAGACGGGCGGCGTCCCGGCGAGGACGTGGTCGGCGCCGTCGACCTCGAGGCGCGGCAGCAGCGACCCGCCCTCGACCTCGCCCCAGGCCAGCGCGCCGTCCCGCGCCGGCCCGCCCGCCAGCGCCGGCCCGCCGACGGCACCCCAGCGGGCCCGGCCGGTGTCGAGGATCGCGGCCAGGATCTCGGCGCCGCCTTCCCCGGCGAGGCGGTGGGTCGCCGCGCCGTAGACCGAGGGGACGCGGGCGAGGTCGCGCATGATGCGGTCGTCGGACGGGCGCAGGTATTTGGCGCCGCCCGACGAGGCGCGGTGGGCCGAATAGGGCTTCACCTCCGGCAGGAAGGTCCCGTCTTTGCGGAGCTTCGCCGTGACGGGCTGCACGCCGATCTGCGGCAGGTGCGGCTCGTCGCGCAGCGGCACCAGCAGGTAGACGATGCGCTGGTTGATGCCGGGCGGGTAGTCCTCGTCCACCGTCTTCGCGGCCCGGTCGAGCTCCGTGAGCCAGGCCGCGAGGGCGCCGGGCAGCTCGCCCGCGGCGGGCTCCGGCGGCCGCCAAGCCGGCTGCGGCAGCGGCGCGGTCAGACGCGCGAGGCGCCGCTCGGGCGTGCGCTCGGCGGCGGCGCGGGCCTCGGCCAGCACCGCCAGGCCCTGGTAGAGGGCCGCGGCCACGTGCTTGCAGTCGGCCCCGACCGGGCACGAACAGGTGCCCACGATGCTGAGCCGCCCCTTGCGCTCCTTCACGGTGACGGTCTGCCGGTAGGGTCGCGCCTCGGTCCCCTTCACGGCGGAGGAGATCGTGTCGCCCGTCCAGTCGAAGGCGACGACCTGGCCCTTCGCCTGGTAGCGGCGCCCGTTCTCCGAGGCCGCGTAGCCGCAGCGCCGCTGGATGTCGCCGATCTCGTATCCGATCATCCCCTGCCCCGCGCGGCCGTCCGGAGCGCCGTCACACCCGGTAGTGGTCCCGGTACCAGCGCACGAACCGCTCGACGCCGACCTCGATGGGCGTGGACGGCTCGAAGCCGACGTCGCGCCGCAGGTCGTCGATGTCTGCGAAGGTGGCCGGCACGTCGCCGGGCTGGAGCGGCAGGAAGCGCTTCTCCGCCTGGCGCCCGAGGCAGTCCTCCAGCACCGCGATCATCCGCATGAGCGGCACGGGCCGGTTGTTGCCGATGTTATAGAGACGGTAGGGCGCGGCGCTCGTGCCCGGGTCCGGGTCCGCGCCGTCCCAGGCGGGGTCGGGGGCGGCGGGGCGGCGCCCGAGCCGCACCAGCCCTTCCACGATGTCGTCGATGTAGGTGAAGTCGCGCTCCATCCGGCCGTCGTTGAAGACGTCGATGGGCCGCCCCTCCAGGATCGCGCGCGCGAACAGGAACATCGCCATGTCGGGCCGCCCCCAGGGCCCGTAGACGGTGAAGAAGCGCACCCCCGTGGTGGGCAGCCCGAACAGGTGGCTGTAGGTGTGGGCGAAGAGCTCGTTGGACTTCTTGGTGGCGGCGTAGAGGCTGACCGGGTGGTCCACGGTCTGCCGCACCGAGAAGGGCGTGGCCGTGAGCGCCCCGTAGACCGAGCTCGACGACGCGTAGACGAGGTGGCCCACGCGGGCGTGCCGGCAGCATTCCAGCAGGTTGGTGAAGCCCGTGATGTTGCTGTCGACGTAGGCCTGCGGGTTCACCAGCGAGTAGCGGACGCCGGCCTGCGCCGCGAGGTTGACCACGAGGTCGAACCCGTCCGCGAAGAGCGCGCCGAGGCCGGCCCGGTCGCCGAGGTCGAGCCGCGCGGCGGTGAAGCCCGGCTGCGCGACGAGGCGCGCGAGGCGGGCCTCCTTCAGCGACACGTCGTAGTATGCGTTGAGGTTGTCGAGGCCCACCACCGCGTCGCCCTCGGCCAGCAGCCGGGCGGCGAGGTGGTAGCCGATGAAGCCCGCGGCGCCCGTCACGAGCACCCGGCGCGGCCTGTCGAGCGTGCTCAAAGTCGGTCGGTCCCTCGGCGCGGGTGGCGGGCGGCCAGCTATGCGAAGGCCACCGTCGAAATGCAAGCTTGCGGGGCCGGGCCTCCCGGTCCACCACGGCCGCGGGCGAGCGCGGCCGCCGGGCAGAGGACGGGCAGGACATGGAGCGTCGACGGTTGGCCGTGATCGGGCTGGGCTACGTGGGCCTGCCGGTGGCCGTCGCCTTCGCGCGCGCCGGCTTCGGCGTGGTGGGTTTCGACATCGACGCCGCGCGCGTGGCCGAGCTGAACCGCGGCCACGACCGCACGCGCGAGGTCGAGCCCGGGGCGCTCCTCGCCTCCGGCCTGCGGGCGACCGACGATCCGGAAGCGCTGCGCGCCGCCGACCTCTACATCGTGACGGTGCCGACGCCGATCGACGCCGCCCTGCAGCCGGACCTGTCGGCCGTGATGGCGGCCTCGCGCACCGTGGGAGCCGCGCTGAAGCGCGGCGACATCGTGGTCTACGAGTCGACCGTCTACCCCGGCTGCACCGAGGAGGACTGCCTGCCCGTGCTGGAGCGCGCCTCGGGGCTCGTGGGGGGCCGCGACTTCACCGTGGGCTTCTCGCCCGAGCGCATCAACCCCGGCGACCGGCGCCACCGCTTCGAGACGATCCGCAAGGTGGTGGCGGGGCAGGACAGCCGCACGCTCGACGTGATCGCGGACACCTACGGCGCCGTGGTCGAGGCCGGCGTGTTCCGCGCGGGCTCGATCCGCGTGGCCGAGGCCGCCAAGGTGATCGAGAATACCCAGCGCGACCTCAACATCGCGCTGATGAACGAGCTCGCCCTGATCTGCGCCCGGCTCGGGATCGACACGGCGGACGTGCTGGCGGCGGCCGGCACCAAGTGGAACTTCCTGCCCTTCACGCCCGGCCTCGTCGGCGGCCACTGCATCGGCGTCGACCCCTATTACCTCACCTACAAGGCCCAGGAGGCGGGGCTGCACCCGCAGGTCGTGCTGGCGGGCCGGCGCGTCAACGACGGCATGGGGGCCCACGTGGGCCGGGAATGCGTGCGGCGCGTGGTGGCGCTCGGGCGCGCCTCGCCGGTCGTCACCTTGCTCGGCCTGTCGTTCAAGGAGGACGTGCCCGACATCCGCAACAGCAAGGTAATCGACATCGCGCGCGAGATCGGGAGCTTCGGCTTGCGGGTGCAGGTGTGCGACCCCGAGGTCGACGCCGAGGAGGCCATGCGCGAATACGGCATCGCGCTCGTGCCGCCCGAGCGGCTCGCCCCCGCCGACGCCGTGGTGCTGGCTGTGGCGCATGCCCGGTTCCGGGCGGGCGGCTGGCCGATGGTGTCGCGCCTGCTCCGGCCCGAAGGCGGCTGGGTGCTCGACGTCAAGCACGCGCTCGACCGCGCCGCCGTGCCGGCGGGGGTAGAGCTGTGGCGGCTTTAGCGGAGCCCCGCCGCTCGGGCCCGGAGGCCGACCGCGGCGTGGCTGAGGCCTTGGGGCGACGGGGTGCCCACGGCGGTCATCATGGCTTCGACGGAGGCGACGGCGGCGGGATCGTTGTCGACCGCCGCCGCGGCGTGGCCGTCGCCGGCGAAGCTCATGGTAAGATGTCGAGGCAGCCGGCCGAGGACTCGGCCGAACAGAGCAAGGGCGAGGAGCACCGATTGATCGAACCGGCAGACCGACCGAGTGACGTCCCCCAGCGCTTCGCATCCCTCACAGCCACCGGGGTCTTCGACCCGTGCTGGTACCGCGACGAGTACCTCGGCGGGTCGGGATGGGCAGGAACGCCCGAAGATCACTTCAAAACCGAAGGCGCATGGCGGGGTCATCGGCCGAACCGATTCTTCGACACTCGGCACTACCTCGATGCCTTCCCGGCCTTGCGCCGATCCGGCCTGGATCCGCTCACGCATTATCTCGCGCAGGGGGAGCAGGAGGGCGCGCGCCCGAACCCCGAATTCGATCCCGTCTGGTACGCCGCCACCTATCCGTCGCACCATATCAACGCGTGGGGACCTTTCGCGCATTTCTGCGCTCACGGATGGCGGCTGGGACTCTCGACCCACGCCGGGCAGGTCGATCCCACGGAACAGATCGTCTGCAAGATGCGGGCCGACGGCCTGTTCGATCCCGACCTCTACCGTCGCCTCAATCCGGACATCGCCGCGGCCGGCATCGATCCCCTCCGCCACTACGTCGATCACGGCAGCCGCGAAGGGCGGCAGCCCCATCCGCTGTTCGACGTCGGTTTCTACCTCGATCAGATCTCGCCGAAGAACGGCGATGAGGACAACGTCGTCTGGCATTACGCGAGGGTCGGTTCGGCGTTGAACATCAATCCCAACACTTGGTTCGACAACGCATGGTACAAGCGCAAATACGGGGCGACCATGCGCCCCCACGAGACGCCCGTGTCACACTTCATGCGCGTCGGCGGCTACGCGACCAACCCATCTCTCTTCTTCGACGCCATCCGATACCGGCGTTCCCACCACGCCTCGACATCGCGCCTCGATCCTTTGTCGGACTTCATGCTCGACGGGATGGACGCTGGCCGGCCGGCCCACCCCGTCGAGGACGACGCGATCGCTCGGCTCAAGGCCTCGGCGGTGCGGATGACCTGCATCAAGCAGGGATCTTCTCTGGGTGCTCGGCCGACCGCCTTGTTCGTCACCTTCGCGGCCCGGGGGCGCATCAAGAGCCATGTTCCTCACTATGCCGACGCCATGCGGCAGCAGGGGATCGACGTGGTTCTCATCGTGGCCGCCCCGGAACGTACGACAGTGCTGCCGCCCGACCTGATCGACAGCTGCGCCGCCGTTTACCTGCGCGAGAACTCGGGCTTCGACTTCGCAGCCTGGGCTCATGTGATCGATCGGATCCCAGAAGTCTTGGAATCTCCCGTCCTTTACCTGACGAATGACAGCATCGTCGGCCCCGTCGATCGTATCACGTTCAAAAACCTGATCGAAAGCATCTCTGCGAGCGACGAGGACATCGTCGGCCTGACAGACAACAGATTCTACGCGTGGCATCTTCAGAGCTTTTTCCTGGCGATCAAGAAGCGCTGCCTGACATCTGACGCATTCCGGTCCTTTTGGCGCGACGTTGTGAACAGAACGAACAAGGATGCCGTGATCCGATCTTACGAAATCACGCTCACGGCACGGCTCGTGGCCGCGGGCTTCTCCGCCAAGCCGATCTTTCCCATGACGACCCGCCACGCCTTCGAAGGCAACCGCACCATCCTGAACTGGAAGCAGCTGCTCCAGGCCGGCATGCCTTTCGTGAAGGCCTCTTTGCTGATCGGCGAGCACAGGGGAGCCGAGGCCGCTGTGCGGGCAGCGCTGGACGGACGAGGCTACGACACGTCTCGCTTCGATGCGACCTTCGAATTCGAAGGACAGCTGATCGCGGCGTCTCTCGACGAAGATCAGGCTGAGTGAGCGCGATCGATGGGGCGCGCTTCACCATCCGCTTCGGCGCGACCCGCCGGGCGCGGAGCCGACGATCACGTGCGAAGGGTCCGATGAGAGGCGCCGGTGCCTCGAGGCATTCGGCTGATGCCTCCTGAGCTCGGCCGAGATGGTGGGGGCTGGAGCGGTTCACATGAAGGGTGTGGGATCGTCGTCGGTGCTCGCGATGGAGCGTTCGATGGTGGCCACGAGACCGTCGACACACTGGAACACGTCGCGTCGGGAGGCCTGTCGGGCCAGCTTGGACAAGAAGCCCTCGACGGCATCGAGCCAGGAGCACGATCCGAGCGCGCAAGGTGTGGGTGCGAGGCCGCTGCCGGTCGCCGGCGAACCGGCGCAGGGCGTGTCGGGTCTGCGCCTTCAGCACGACGGATACGGCCTCGAACACGCCAACAGGCTCGCACATCCCAAACTCGATGCGAATCACTCGATGGGTTGAGAGCACAAGTGAGTCGATCACGAGAAACATCGTGAAATGAATTGTCGCGTTCGCGATCACAGGATCGATCACCCAGTGATGAATTACAATCTGGATACACTCACTCGAATCGATCGATATGCGACATCCGTCCTCCAACCTTCACGGGACTACCCGGTTTCTGTAGATCGTTGACTTCGCACCTGATCATCGGTCTGAGCGGAACCGATCGACGATGGAACTGTGGGCGGTCGTCCGATCCACCCGGCGCGGCTGATCTACCGTCCGGAAATCGATGATCCGGGCGCGATCGCAGTTGCATCGCTCTGAAGGCTGAGTAACTTGAGCGTGTCGACGCGGGAGGGGGCGATGAACGTGAGGGGGGGTCGAAGCTCCGCCGCGGCCTACGTGGCATCCACCCTCCTCGCGATGGCGATGTCGCCCGCCGAGGCGGCCTCGCGCCCCTTCATGGCGCAGGCTCAGGCCATCTTCGACGGCCTGCCGGCGCGGGACCGCAACGAAGTGTTCTTGGAGTTGATGGCCACCGGGGACTTCAACGCCATGGCGTCGAACGACTTCAGCGGCCGTCTCTATGACGCGACGGGCAGCTTCCAAGCCGACCACGACATCGCTCCGACGGGCGTCCTCACGCCGGAGACGCGCCGGGCGCTGAGCGTCGTCGGGGGACGCATCTTCAACAGCTGGGGCTTCGAGTTCCTGGACCACCCGTTCGCACCCGCCTCGGTGGTCGTGCCCGGCAACTTCGGGCTGTCCCGGTCGCCGACTCGGAACGGCTTCGCTCTGGAAAACCGCAAGCGCACGATCAGCATCGACTTCTCGTTCTTCGCGGACGGCGAGATGACGCTCAGCGCCGTTCTCGACAACCTGACCCGACCGGCCGCGGATCGGCACGTCGACATGAAGGTGATCCGCCCGACGTTCTTGGCCGTCGCGAGCGGAACGGACACGCTGTCCAGCTACTCGCGCTACATCGTCGTGCGGGGCGGGATCTCGGGCTTCACACTCTCCTGGAACAGGAATGCATTCCCGAACGCGTCACGCCTCGCCGTGGTCATGGCCAACGAGCTCTATCCCCGGCACATGGTGTCCGACTCCGGCCGACAGGCCGACATCTTCGATGCCCTGCCGGGCGCCTCCGACGCCGCCGATCCGCAAACCTTCCCGGACGCCGTGGCGTTCTCCGGGGCCACGCCGACCAACGCCGGCGCGGACACCGTGAGCCAAGCGATCCTTCAGGCGAATCAGGATGCCCGGCGCCGGGCCGCGCAGGAGGAGGCCGACCGTCAGGCCAAGACGGAGGCGGACCGGCTCGTCCGTCAGGCCGAGGCGGATCGCAGGGCCAAGGCCGAGCAGCAGGCCAGCGCCGTGCAGAGCGCGACCGAGCTCTGCAGGCAGGCTTCCGAACGGTCCGCCGTGATCAGCGCCTGCTCGGTCGTGATCGGCCTGTCGAGCGACCCGAGGCTGCTGGAGCGGGCTTACAATCGCAGGGGGATGGCCGAGGAGCAGACCGGGGATTTTAATCTGGCCGCAGCCGATTATTCCAGCGTCATCCGCATCAATCCGAAGATCGCCGGGTATTACGACAACCGCATGCGCGCCTACAAGGGTGCCGGCCGCCTGGATCTCGCGCTGCAGGATGCCAACACCGCGGTCGCCATGGCTCCCACCTACGCGTTCCCGCTATATGGCCGCGGAGCCGTGTATGTCGCGAAGGGTGATTTCGGCTCGGCCGTGCGGGATTTCTCGGCCGTGCTCGCGATCAACGGCAACGACGCGTCGACCCACGTCGAGCGGGGGCGGGCCCTGGTGAGGATGGGCGACGTCGAAGGGGGGTTGCGGGACTTCGAGGCGGCCCACGCGATCGACCCGGGCAACGAACCCGCGCTGCGGGAACGGGGGATCGCCTACGCGCGGCTCGGCCGGCGGGTCGAAGCCCGGTCGGACCTGGCCGCGGCCGTCGCGGCCGCACCGGCGGATGCCGAGGCCGGGAACGCCCTGCGCCAGCTCGACGGTTCGGACGCCGCCGCCGAGGTGGCGCAGCCGGACGGGGGCGGCATCGGCGGGAGCCTCCTGGCAGAGGTCCGGCCGGACCGAGGCGGGGCCACGCCGGCCGACGTCGCGACGCCGCCGCGCCAGCTCGACGGTTCGGCCGCGTCCTTCGAAGGCGCGCAGCCGGAGGGCGGCGGTGTCGGCGGAAGCCTCGACGCGCCCGAGGCCAATGTCGCGACGGCCGGACCGCGACCCGCGCGGATCCCGTGAGCGGTGGTCCAGCCCGGTCCATGCGCGCCGCGCAAACCCGCTCGGTGAGACCGGACGGCGTGTGGAGCCGGGCCCGAAGAGCGCAGCGTGCGGACGGGAAGGCCGGATTCAGCCCCTCTCGGGGATACACCTCAACGACGTGGCGGCTGGCAGCATCCGACGAGCCGCTCCGCGATCCAGCCTCGCTCGCCCGATCCCAACTGCACGAGCTTCCAGCCCGGCACACGACCGACCACGAGAAAGAGGGTACCGTCGTGGACCTTGGTCAGGCGTTGCGCGTCGCCCCTCGGCTCGGCCTTGAGCGCCGCCCAGCCGTCCGGTTGGGTGTTGATCGGATAGGAATAGATGGCTGGCGCGGAGCCGACGGACTGTCCGACGGGAGCTTGCGGATCGATTTTCCGAGGCTTCCCCGTGGAGCCCGGCCCCGGCTGGACCCGCCGAGAGCTGGTCTCCGGGGCGACCAGGCTGCCGCCGACCCCGCCCCCTTCCTGCTGCGCCAGCGCTGAGGGGACACCGGGGGTGAGGATGGCGAGCGAGCAGGTGACGAGGACAGCGTACCGCATGTGGCACCTCGAATCGTCCGCCGCGGGCTGAAGCACGGCACGTCGAGCCCCGCACTTCCTACCACAGAGGATTGCCGCGCGCAGCACACGGCTGTTGCGACATCGGCGCACAAAGTTCACACCTTTGCAGAATAAATTTCTATCCATAACAGCGTCTTATCATCGATTTTCCTCGCATCGTCACGTCTCTCTGAATTGGAAAATCTATGATTATCGTAAGTCGACTTGTTTGATTTTCAAACATTTTTTACATCGGATAGTTTTATCTCGCTTTACAACTCCTCCTCAGAGCCGAAAGTACTATCGCTTCATCGGCCCAGTCAACTTGTGCAAACACCGTCATAGGGCAGAGTTTCCCCGGAGGAGTGCGACGACCGGTTGCCACTGTCGGCCCACTCCGTATGATGGGGGACCATCCCTGCGCGCGGCGTCTTCGGAAGCGCACCCCGCCGTCCCACATCTGGGGACCAGACATGCCTCCTGCTTCGTCGAGTTTCACGGGTCGCCAGGGGTCGGACGTCGCGCCGGGACGGGGTCGGCAGCGTTGGCGGCCTTCGGCATCGGCCCTCGCCGGCGCGGAGATCCTCGCAGCGGCGGTGCCGAGCAGAAAGCTGCTCCTCCGCCTTTCAATTGTCCTCGCCTCCTTGGTGGCAGGCTCGGTCCTGCGACCCGACCGCACCCTGGCGA is drawn from Lichenibacterium dinghuense and contains these coding sequences:
- a CDS encoding DEAD/DEAH box helicase, giving the protein MIGYEIGDIQRRCGYAASENGRRYQAKGQVVAFDWTGDTISSAVKGTEARPYRQTVTVKERKGRLSIVGTCSCPVGADCKHVAAALYQGLAVLAEARAAAERTPERRLARLTAPLPQPAWRPPEPAAGELPGALAAWLTELDRAAKTVDEDYPPGINQRIVYLLVPLRDEPHLPQIGVQPVTAKLRKDGTFLPEVKPYSAHRASSGGAKYLRPSDDRIMRDLARVPSVYGAATHRLAGEGGAEILAAILDTGRARWGAVGGPALAGGPARDGALAWGEVEGGSLLPRLEVDGADHVLAGTPPVYVDVEAGLLGPVETGQPARIAAALLRAPPVAPVALAALNEKLARRLPSMAGLTPPTPPVERRTGVAPRPSLRLLRGATQGTPVYNAYGISAVQITPVPVALARLSFRYGDAVVPLGETRPTVSLYAGGRLVEVERDPEAEAAAARALIERGFAPAPELHPHLAREHARDLVAGPDEDAWLDAVSDAVPELGRLGWDVSVDADFPYRVVRADGAIDADLHQTTGIDWLELHLGVTVDGERVDLVGPIVGLISSPDFSLDTFAALAENDDKPVFLPLPDGRLLSMPMGRLRPIVEGLRDLAFGLERDGAGLRLSALDAARLFEFEAATAGAALRWRGGEAIRDLGRKLAAAGGVPPVAVPPDFAATLRPYQAEGVAWLSLLREVGLGGILADDMGLGKTVQALAFLSIEKAAGRLDRPALVVAPTSLMANWAREAERFAPALRVLTLHGPDRHARFAEIDDHDLVLTTYPLVGRDRTVLAETEWHVLLLDEAQTIKNPEAATTKLILSLGARHRFCLTGTPLENNLAELWSLFSFACPGLLGDRRRFTIDWRTPIEKTGNAERGRLLARRVRPFLLRRTKEQVARDLPPKTEMVERIAFEPAQRDVYETIRLSMHQRIRKAIEDKGWARSRIVVLDALLKLRQACCDPRLLKLRTKAAATAGSAKLERLEEMLRELLAEGRRVIVFSQFTSMLDLIRPRLDAAGIRTSLLTGDTRDRPAAIAAFESGDAEVFLISLKAGGVGLNLVAADTVVLYDPWWNPAVEAQAVDRAHRIGQTKPVFVHKLVASGTIEEKMEVLKEKKAALAASLFDPDGEPTLAMTEADIEMLLGA
- a CDS encoding NAD-dependent epimerase; the protein is MSTLDRPRRVLVTGAAGFIGYHLAARLLAEGDAVVGLDNLNAYYDVSLKEARLARLVAQPGFTAARLDLGDRAGLGALFADGFDLVVNLAAQAGVRYSLVNPQAYVDSNITGFTNLLECCRHARVGHLVYASSSSVYGALTATPFSVRQTVDHPVSLYAATKKSNELFAHTYSHLFGLPTTGVRFFTVYGPWGRPDMAMFLFARAILEGRPIDVFNDGRMERDFTYIDDIVEGLVRLGRRPAAPDPAWDGADPDPGTSAAPYRLYNIGNNRPVPLMRMIAVLEDCLGRQAEKRFLPLQPGDVPATFADIDDLRRDVGFEPSTPIEVGVERFVRWYRDHYRV
- a CDS encoding nucleotide sugar dehydrogenase, which encodes MERRRLAVIGLGYVGLPVAVAFARAGFGVVGFDIDAARVAELNRGHDRTREVEPGALLASGLRATDDPEALRAADLYIVTVPTPIDAALQPDLSAVMAASRTVGAALKRGDIVVYESTVYPGCTEEDCLPVLERASGLVGGRDFTVGFSPERINPGDRRHRFETIRKVVAGQDSRTLDVIADTYGAVVEAGVFRAGSIRVAEAAKVIENTQRDLNIALMNELALICARLGIDTADVLAAAGTKWNFLPFTPGLVGGHCIGVDPYYLTYKAQEAGLHPQVVLAGRRVNDGMGAHVGRECVRRVVALGRASPVVTLLGLSFKEDVPDIRNSKVIDIAREIGSFGLRVQVCDPEVDAEEAMREYGIALVPPERLAPADAVVLAVAHARFRAGGWPMVSRLLRPEGGWVLDVKHALDRAAVPAGVELWRL
- a CDS encoding rhamnan synthesis F family protein, whose translation is MAEALGRRGAHGGHHGFDGGDGGGIVVDRRRGVAVAGEAHGKMSRQPAEDSAEQSKGEEHRLIEPADRPSDVPQRFASLTATGVFDPCWYRDEYLGGSGWAGTPEDHFKTEGAWRGHRPNRFFDTRHYLDAFPALRRSGLDPLTHYLAQGEQEGARPNPEFDPVWYAATYPSHHINAWGPFAHFCAHGWRLGLSTHAGQVDPTEQIVCKMRADGLFDPDLYRRLNPDIAAAGIDPLRHYVDHGSREGRQPHPLFDVGFYLDQISPKNGDEDNVVWHYARVGSALNINPNTWFDNAWYKRKYGATMRPHETPVSHFMRVGGYATNPSLFFDAIRYRRSHHASTSRLDPLSDFMLDGMDAGRPAHPVEDDAIARLKASAVRMTCIKQGSSLGARPTALFVTFAARGRIKSHVPHYADAMRQQGIDVVLIVAAPERTTVLPPDLIDSCAAVYLRENSGFDFAAWAHVIDRIPEVLESPVLYLTNDSIVGPVDRITFKNLIESISASDEDIVGLTDNRFYAWHLQSFFLAIKKRCLTSDAFRSFWRDVVNRTNKDAVIRSYEITLTARLVAAGFSAKPIFPMTTRHAFEGNRTILNWKQLLQAGMPFVKASLLIGEHRGAEAAVRAALDGRGYDTSRFDATFEFEGQLIAASLDEDQAE
- a CDS encoding tetratricopeptide repeat protein — its product is MNVRGGRSSAAAYVASTLLAMAMSPAEAASRPFMAQAQAIFDGLPARDRNEVFLELMATGDFNAMASNDFSGRLYDATGSFQADHDIAPTGVLTPETRRALSVVGGRIFNSWGFEFLDHPFAPASVVVPGNFGLSRSPTRNGFALENRKRTISIDFSFFADGEMTLSAVLDNLTRPAADRHVDMKVIRPTFLAVASGTDTLSSYSRYIVVRGGISGFTLSWNRNAFPNASRLAVVMANELYPRHMVSDSGRQADIFDALPGASDAADPQTFPDAVAFSGATPTNAGADTVSQAILQANQDARRRAAQEEADRQAKTEADRLVRQAEADRRAKAEQQASAVQSATELCRQASERSAVISACSVVIGLSSDPRLLERAYNRRGMAEEQTGDFNLAAADYSSVIRINPKIAGYYDNRMRAYKGAGRLDLALQDANTAVAMAPTYAFPLYGRGAVYVAKGDFGSAVRDFSAVLAINGNDASTHVERGRALVRMGDVEGGLRDFEAAHAIDPGNEPALRERGIAYARLGRRVEARSDLAAAVAAAPADAEAGNALRQLDGSDAAAEVAQPDGGGIGGSLLAEVRPDRGGATPADVATPPRQLDGSAASFEGAQPEGGGVGGSLDAPEANVATAGPRPARIP